From a single Silene latifolia isolate original U9 population chromosome 6, ASM4854445v1, whole genome shotgun sequence genomic region:
- the LOC141587118 gene encoding uncharacterized protein LOC141587118, with protein sequence MEKNERQVEDIVGSTGSINLSPVKQDNDSVIDLSSHVHHLPCCIKFTGPTHVSHYFKPKSTDMQVDGLQVQEAFFRGRKLNGVTLDLPHGYSGFIIGKKKFSEDKTNRIHGGRKASEISNGNDNTWEMLAKSGNMTFWNHDSLPSQEDASLRLFHLFSVAKALHEPLSAEDLNSA encoded by the exons ATGGAGAAAAACGAGAGACAAGTTGAAGACATTGTTGGGAGCACAGGAAGCATAAATCTATCTCCTGTTAAACAAGACAATGATTCAGTGATAGATCTGAGTTCCCATGTTCATCACCTTCCTTGTTGTATCAAGTTCACTGGTCCCACTCATGTTTCCCACTATTTCAAGCCCAAATCCACTGATATGCAGGTTGATGGTTTGCAAGTCCAAGAAGCCTTCTTTAGGGGCCGCAAATTGAACGGTGTTACTCTCGACCTTCCACACGGCTATTCTG GATTTATCATAGGAAAGAAAAAATTTAGTGAGGATAAAACTAACAGAATACATGGTGGACGTAAAGCTTCGGAAATTTCCAATGGCAATGATAATACCTGGGAGATGCTTGCTAAGAGTGGTAACATGACATTTTGGAACCATGACAGTCTTCCCTCCCAAGAGGATGCCTCTTTGCGTCTGTTTCACTTGTTTTCTGTTGCAAAAGCA CTGCATGAGCCATTGAGTGCTGAAGATTTAAATTCTGCATAA
- the LOC141587117 gene encoding pentatricopeptide repeat-containing protein At1g31920: MIRQQIHHQAQLLLPKEDYPQKRDISIRLREQECVSLLNKCKSVAELKQVHGNVLKLGYFWNSFCVSNFISVCALSKWCNMDYASSVFNQIDDPDTFQFNTMIRGHTNNGAFQESLSLLLVMLETGILPDNFTYPFVLKVCASLSLVKLGRQIHGQVCKFGLRSDVFVQNSLINMYGKCGDIRDSCAVFQETEWKTVASWSALIASHANLGMWWECVELFWKMMEQGSCRAEESILVSLISACSHLGALDLGKSIHGYLLRNFRGLNAIIQTSLIDMYLKCGSIEEGLIVFNSMSTKNQWTYSTMISGLAIHGQGAEAILLFSEMLEKGIKPDGVLYLGVLSACRHAGLVKEGLQFFNKMRLEHQIRPEIQHYGCMIDLLGRAAMFDEAFNLIETMEMPPNDVVWRTLLSAATGHQNLEVSERVAKELVQLDSQNAGDYIKIANMYAKGQNWSDSANVRTMVSDKGLDQVPGISLVEVKRKVYTFVSQDKSNRNWEEIYEMIDEMEWQLKFEGYIPDISEVAHNVNDEEKRQRLRYHSQKLALAFALLRTPKSTVIRIVRNVRMCRDSHTYTKLISGIYVRKIVVRDRNRFHHFKDETCSCRDYW; encoded by the coding sequence ATGATTAGGCAACAAATACATCATCAAGCTCAACTGTTATTGCCAAAAGAAGATTACCCACAAAAGCGTGATATCAGCATTAGGTTGAGAGAGCAAGAATGTGTGTCATTGTTGAACAAGTGCAAATCCGTGGCGGAATTGAAGCAAGTTCATGGGAATGTACTAAAGCTAGGATATTTTTGGAACTCTTTTTGTGTAAGTAATTTTATATCAGTTTGTGCCCTTTCAAAATGGTGTAATATGGATTATGCATCATCAGTTTTTAACCAAATTGATGATCCTGATACATTTCAGTTCAACACCATGATTAGAGGTCACACTAACAATGGTGCCTTTCAAGAATCACTTAGTCTGTTACTTGTAATGCTTGAAACTGGAATTTTACCTGATAATTTCACATACCCTTTTGTTCTAAAAGTCTGTGCTAGCCTGAGTTTGGTCAAGTTAGGGAGGCAGATTCATGGACAAGTTTGTAAATTTGGATTGCGAAGCGATGTGTTTGTTCAGAATAGTCTGATCAACATGTATGGGAAATGTGGAGATATAAGAGATTCCTGTGCTGTTTTTCAAGAAACAGAATGGAAAACCGTTGCTTCTTGGAGTGCGCTTATCGCGTCTCATGCTAATTTAGGAATGTGGTGGGAGTGTGTCGAATTATTTTGGAAAATGATGGAACAAGGCAGTTGTAGGGCTGAAGAAAGCATTTTGGTAAGTTTGATTTCAGCTTGTTCTCATTTGGGTGCCCTTGATTTAGGTAAGTCTATACATGGTTACTTACTGAGGAACTTTCGAGGTCTGAATGCTATAATACAGACTTCTCTGATAGATATGTACCTAAAATGTGGGTCTATAGAGGAGGGTCTAATTGTTTTCAATAGTATGAGCACCAAGAATCAATGGACGTATAGTACAATGATATCAGGCCTCGCGATTCATGGGCAGGGTGCCGAGGCTATATTACTCTTCTCAGAAATGCTCGAAAAGGGAATCAAACCAGATGGTGTTCTCTACCTGGGTGTGCTAAGTGCTTGTAGACATGCTGGCCTTGTTAAAGAGGGTCTCCAGTTTTTCAACAAAATGAGGCTCGAGCATCAAATTAGACCTGAAATTCAACATTATGGATGTATGATAGATCTTCTAGGCCGAGCTGCTATGTTTGATGAAGCCTTCAATCTGATTGAAACAATGGAAATGCCACCTAATGATGTGGTATGGCGAACCCTTTTGAGTGCGGCTACTGGTCATCAAAACCTAGAAGTGAGCGAGCGAGTAGCAAAAGAACTTGTACAATTAGATTCGCAAAATGCAGGTGATTATATTAAGATAGCCAATATGTATGCTAAAGGGCAAAATTGGTCTGATTCGGCAAATGTCAGGACTATGGTATCAGATAAAGGGCTTGACCAAGTTCCTGGGATTAGTTTGGTTGAGGTGAAAAGAAAGGTTTACACCTTTGTTTCACAAGATAAGTCCAATCGAAATTGGGAAGAAATATATGAGATGATCGACGAAATGGAATGGCAATTGAAGTTTGAAGGGTACATTCCTGATATATcagaagttgcacataatgttaATGACGAAGAAAAACGACAGAGGTTAAGATATCATAGTCAAAAGTTAGCATTAGCGTTTGCGCTTCTGAGAACACCTAAAAGTACAGTTATCAGAATAGTTAGAAATGTCAGAATGTGTAGAGATTCTCACACATACACTAAGCTCATTTCAGGCATCTATGTCAGGAAAATTGTTGTTCGGGATCGAAACCGGTTTCACCACTTTAAAGATGAAACTTGCTCTTGTAGAGATTACTGGTGA